CGGTGAAGAGTACCACCAGGAACCGAAAGCCGCAAAGAAAAACGAAAAAGCCCAAGACGCTCACGAGGCCGTTCGTCCTACTTCCGTTATGCGGGATCCAAAGGCCATGAAGCCTCATTTAAGCAGAGATCAATACCGGCTTTATAAACTTATTTGGGAGCGGATGGTGGCTTCGCAAATGGCTCCGGCCGTGATGGATACGATGAGCGTTGATCTTGACGTAAATGGCGCCATGTTCAGAGCTACCGGGTCCAAGCTCAAATTTGCCGGGTTTATGAAAGTCTATATAGAAGGAAATGATGAGGGAAAAGAAGAGAAAGACAAACTTCTCCCGGATCTTAATCAAGGAGATAAACCCGCTTCGGAAAAGGTGGAACCTGCCCAGCACTTTACACAACCGCCTCCCCGCTATACAGAAGCACGCCTTGTCCGTACGATGGAAGAACTGGGTATAGGCCGTCCGTCCACCTATGCGCCGACGCTCGATACGATTCAGCGACGCGGATACGTATCTCTTGAAGAAAAGCGGTTCGTGCCGACTGAACTCGGTACAATTGTCCTCGAGATGATTGAAGAGTTCTTTCCGGAAATCCTGAATGTTGAGTTCACGGCGGATATGGAAACCAGGCTGGATTCGGTCGAGGAAGGCAGCGAAGAATGGATTCGGATCATCGATGAGTTCTACCAGGGATTTGAAAAACGTTTGAAATATGCAGAAGAAGAAATGAAGGAAGTTGAAATCAAAGACGAACCGGCAGGCGAAGACTGTGAGAAATGCGGTCATGAAATGGTTTATAAAATGGGCCGGTACGGTAAGTTTATGGCATGTTCAAATTTCCCGAACTGCAGAAACACAAAAGCAATCGTCAAAGAAATTGGCGTTGGCTGTCCGAAGTGTGAAAAAGGGCAGATTGTGGAACGTAAAAGCAAGAAACGGCGAATTTTTTACGGGTGCGATCAGTATCCGGAGTGCGATTTCATTTCTTGGGACAAACCGATCGCCCGAACCTGTCCAAAGTGCAGCGAAATGCTTGTGGAGAAAAAATCAAAGAAAACCGTCCAGGTTGTTTGTGTATCCTGTGACTACAAAGAAGACTCGGTCTGAACCGCTTGATGACCTGAGCAGGATACAATTCAGAATTTTATGAAAAGAAATGGATTACGATTGAAAGGGCCACTAAATTGTGTTACGATTTAGTGGCTTTCGTACGGTTATCAGAACATTCTCACAGGTGGTCAATTAAGAAATGAACAGTACCTTGCATGCTCATGCAGGGTTATCCTTATGGCTAAAAGGGGTGTAAGAATGGACGCTGTTTTGGAACGGGACTATATGCGGTACCTGCAAATCGAAAAGGGGGCATCACCGTCCACAATCAGCCAGTATCAAAAAGACATCTGTGCCTTTTTTCAAAATATGGATCATACAAAACCTGTTGAGGATGTGAATCATCAGGACATACGCAGATATCTTGCTTTGTTACAAAAAGACGGCTATGCCAGGCGTACGGTAGCGAGGAAGCTTGCATCACTTCGTTCGCTCTGGCGTTTTCTTGAAAGAGAAGGCAGAATTCAGCTCAACCCTTTTCTCTATGTCACGACACCGAAGCTCGATAAAAAATTACCTTCTTTTTTATATGAAAATGAAATGCAGGCGATATTTGATGCCATCGATACAGATTCGTTATTGGGAGCAAGGAACCTGGCAATCATTGAACTTCTGTATGCGAGCGGGATCCGCGCTTCGGAGTGCACCGGATTGAAGCTGAAAGATATCGATCTTGATTTGTCTACGCTCCTTGTGATGGGGAAGGGCAAAAAGGAACGGTTTCTTCCTGTAGGAAGCTTTGCTGTTGAAGCGCTTTCGCTGTACCTCGATAAGCGGACGGCTAAATTCGGTCCTCACGCTCAATCGGATCCGCTCTTTATCAACTACCGTGGAGGTGCACTGACCGACCGGGGTTTACGTAAAATTTTGGCGAAGGTGATTGAGGATGCATCACTGACATCAAAACTGACCCCACATGTGATCCGGCACACATTTGCGACGCATATGCTGAATGAAGGCGCTGATCTCAGAACGGTACAGGAACTGCTCGGTCATACCGATTTAAAAGCTACGCAAATCTATACACATGTAACCCGCGACCGTTTGAGAGATGTGTATCGTCACTCGCATCCGCGGGCAAAAAAATAAGGCTTGGAGGCTTTGAAATGGCAGAAATTCGCGGTACAACGATCTTTGCGATCCGTCATAACGGACAGGCGGCAATTTGTGGTGACGGACAGGTCACCGTCGGACAGGCAGTTGTCATGAAACAATCTGCGGTAA
This genomic window from [Bacillus] selenitireducens MLS10 contains:
- the topA gene encoding type I DNA topoisomerase — translated: MSDYLVIVESPAKAKTIGKYLGKKYNVKASMGHVIDLPKSQMGVDVENNYEPKYITIRGKGPILKDLKQAAKKAKRIYLAADPDREGEAIAWHLADSLKIEEGSKCRVVFNEITKDAIKESFKHPREINTNLVDAQQARRVLDRLVGYNISPLLWKKVKKGLSAGRVQSVAVKMIIDRENEINAFVPEEYWSITAHLSKDGKQFEAKFQQLDGEKKPLSSKEDVDDILNRLEGGSFEVTGIKRRERKRNPVAPFITSSLQQEAARKLNFRAKKTMMLAQQLYEGVDLGKSGTVGLITYMRTDSTRLSDTAKGEAKEYIGIHYGEEYHQEPKAAKKNEKAQDAHEAVRPTSVMRDPKAMKPHLSRDQYRLYKLIWERMVASQMAPAVMDTMSVDLDVNGAMFRATGSKLKFAGFMKVYIEGNDEGKEEKDKLLPDLNQGDKPASEKVEPAQHFTQPPPRYTEARLVRTMEELGIGRPSTYAPTLDTIQRRGYVSLEEKRFVPTELGTIVLEMIEEFFPEILNVEFTADMETRLDSVEEGSEEWIRIIDEFYQGFEKRLKYAEEEMKEVEIKDEPAGEDCEKCGHEMVYKMGRYGKFMACSNFPNCRNTKAIVKEIGVGCPKCEKGQIVERKSKKRRIFYGCDQYPECDFISWDKPIARTCPKCSEMLVEKKSKKTVQVVCVSCDYKEDSV
- the xerC gene encoding tyrosine recombinase XerC, with the protein product MAKRGVRMDAVLERDYMRYLQIEKGASPSTISQYQKDICAFFQNMDHTKPVEDVNHQDIRRYLALLQKDGYARRTVARKLASLRSLWRFLEREGRIQLNPFLYVTTPKLDKKLPSFLYENEMQAIFDAIDTDSLLGARNLAIIELLYASGIRASECTGLKLKDIDLDLSTLLVMGKGKKERFLPVGSFAVEALSLYLDKRTAKFGPHAQSDPLFINYRGGALTDRGLRKILAKVIEDASLTSKLTPHVIRHTFATHMLNEGADLRTVQELLGHTDLKATQIYTHVTRDRLRDVYRHSHPRAKK